A genomic stretch from Arachis stenosperma cultivar V10309 chromosome 3, arast.V10309.gnm1.PFL2, whole genome shotgun sequence includes:
- the LOC130965765 gene encoding protein FAR1-RELATED SEQUENCE 9-like translates to MAYLRGTFCVRYRTTSRCEGINAFIKGFLKSTDSMLELVHSLDRVVKDYRNNEITAQFYSTYYSPVLTTGLVSIKLFASKVYTRAVFSEVKKQIKSVATLLFQSKDSISTTTVYKFSRMEKPNKTHKVLFDPNEEKIECECSMWNSERILCNHIFCVMKYEGLEEILHGLILNRWCKNAKDCRSTPIESKDSHEGRLLRYGALCGAMSLVAQLGVEDAVEFIVARDGIASLTKVLQQRLHEGWVPTWSIVIVWD, encoded by the coding sequence ATGGCGTACCTTAGGGGCACCTTTTGTGTGAGATACAGGACAACATCAAGATGTGAAGGGATCAATGCTTTCATTAAGGGCTTCCTTAAATCAACTGATAGCATGTTAGAACTTGTGCATAGTTTAGACCGTGTTGTGAAAGACTATCGAAACAATGAAATTACAGCCCAATTCTACTCAACGTACTATAGTCCGGTGCTGACGACTGGCCTTGTTTCGATCAAGCTATTTGCATCAAAGGTGTATACACGAGCAGTCTTTAGTGAAGTGAAGAAACAAATTAAGAGTGTCGCGACGTTATTGTTTCAGAGCAAGGACAGCATCAGCACGACAACTGTGTACAAGTTTTCGAGAATGGAAAAACCAAATAAAACGCACAAGGTTTTGTTTGACCCGAACGAGGAAAAAATAGAGTGTGAGTGTTCGATGTGGAATAGTGAGAGGATTCTATGTAATCATATCTTTTGTGTGATGAAGTACGAAGGGTTGGAAGAAATACTGCATGGTCTTATTTTGAATAGATGGTGCAAGAATGCAAAGGATTGTAGATCGACACCCATTGAAAGTAAAGACAGCCATGAAGGCCGTTTGCTTCGATATGGTGCCCTATGTGGGGCAATGAGTTTAGTTGCACAACTTGGGGTTGAAGATGCTGTAGAGTTTATTGTGGCTAGGGATGGGATTGCCAGTCTCACTAAGGTGCTTCAGCAGAGATTGCATGAGGGTTGGGTGCCAACTTGGTCTATCGTCATTGTCTGGGATTAA
- the LOC130965766 gene encoding protein FAR1-RELATED SEQUENCE 5-like: protein MDFKGMLNGEGEDSDRSTSNDSCGHYCASDDNYDEDEGLEHHEGCESGEKVVRTIVDEHNHELSPAVFAHLLPSHRKMSDSNKAQVDSLKQFGIPTSKIMAYMAGQSGGYGMLRFTKWDLYNYVHRQRVVRICDADTAATISYLEGRANADMRTVARYTWTPKNRLGSLFRADSVMMTDYQLFGDVLNFDSTYQSNKYMKPLVVFSRLNHHK, encoded by the exons ATGGATTTCAAGGGTATGTTGAACGGTGAGGGTGAAGACTCAGATAGGAGTACCTCAAATGATAGTTGTGGACATTATTGTGCGAGTGATGATAATTATGACGAAGACGAAGGCCTCGAGCACCATGAGGGCTGCGAATCTGGGGAAAAAGT GGTGAGGACCATCGTGGATGAACACAACCACGAGCTTTCTCCAGCAGTGTTTGCACATCTCCTTCCTAGTCATCGAAAGATGAGTGACAGTAACAAGGCACAGGTGGATAGTTTGAAGCAGTTTGGGATCCCCACCTCAAAAATAATGGCTTACATGGCGGGACAATCTGGTGGGTATGGCATGCTCCGGTTTACAAAATGGGATCTATATAATTATGTGCACAGACAAAGGGTTGTGCGAATATGCGACGCCGACACTGCAGCGACTATCAGTTACTTGGAGGGTAGGGCAAATGCTGACATGAGGACGGTGGCACGATACACATGGACCCCGAAAAATCGGTTGGGTAGCCTATTTCGGGCCGACAGTGTGATGATGACGGATTATCAACTATTTGGTGATGTGTTGAATTTTGATTCAACATACCAATCTAACAAGTACATGAAACCACTGGTGGTTTTCTCCAGGTTAAATCACCACAAATAG